A region of Candidatus Schekmanbacteria bacterium DNA encodes the following proteins:
- a CDS encoding TonB-dependent receptor: MEWRMNCMCKKIIISFFLFQLFLPLSISFSQTTGKVKGTVKDAKSGEVLPGVTITVDGTDVITFTDEKGKFEIELPEGTYHLRSEFLGYTPAEAENVVVSSEKENIVNFSLKEIEAIKGEEVVVTGERMNVPISRATASVEVVSSKKFELNAGADTAGDILKNTPGVQMESVGGAGTRKIIKIRGQGSQVDSNRVLLLIDGIPAQSPRVGTGEISDFPVEMIERIEVMKGAASAIYGGTAQAGVINIITKKGRKKPVFKFNAKVSTYQHRTNANQDWTQYYGIFHSWGGKNWNYAISASYLFAKGLTYAETKNIAVLPAKQRFISVNYPGFPGFKPKEKATAPPFFNQDLNVLEDTGDLDDSENYNINVTFGATLFKGNKINLALGYAFRKNPQSFGVLTVPPIQLQSGGKRDYFNFSDNWEITPNLSYSLKLNLAKITETADMVFFSSDFVSKRNAGYYKRNNIDPWTDVDYYKGTGIPGNPAPFHYFSKNWDIDNSITFTSDILETKGNSLTIGQSFRWEKVDLPPSKNMGNQIFTETPQHRKFTAIYFQDVQKFGKLNVNIGGRWEQITTFIDDWEDEFSPRIALNYEIKPGTSIRASVGRAFRPPEYSHVYWLKGQGGNLYGNPNLKYEITWSYELGFKFLTKYLSGDIAYFYSRYSDQEVSVPLLATNPELINLNNPKNVKFFKIYKRNREILGEGIAKAVEEVIDYYIQKGFVTKDELILEAQRAITWINRGTSVHQGFDVSFDISNPWLPELSFGVNYLFDRAVAEGRNPFDFSQGDAPKPVYGINSLGGKKSPVPLILLELHGNRLVEVPTHTFRLRTSYRFPFGLIATLNGRFKSTSQFKSSYSTSGSIPQPEHWVWDLALVQPFFNGKMKVKFAIENIFSKLYYEVGMIPSSVARYELGLSWEF; encoded by the coding sequence ATGGAATGGAGGATGAATTGTATGTGTAAAAAGATTATCATTTCTTTTTTTCTTTTTCAGCTTTTTCTACCACTAAGCATCTCTTTTTCACAAACTACAGGAAAAGTCAAAGGCACCGTTAAAGACGCTAAGAGCGGAGAAGTTCTTCCCGGCGTTACTATAACTGTTGATGGTACCGATGTAATCACCTTCACTGATGAAAAAGGCAAATTTGAAATTGAGCTTCCTGAAGGCACATATCACTTGCGTTCAGAATTTTTAGGTTATACGCCTGCCGAAGCTGAAAATGTCGTCGTTTCATCTGAAAAGGAAAATATCGTAAACTTTTCATTGAAAGAAATTGAAGCCATTAAAGGAGAAGAGGTAGTTGTTACAGGTGAAAGGATGAATGTCCCTATTTCCCGTGCGACAGCTTCAGTTGAAGTGGTAAGTTCAAAAAAATTCGAATTGAACGCCGGTGCTGATACTGCAGGGGATATATTAAAGAATACTCCGGGCGTGCAAATGGAAAGCGTAGGTGGAGCAGGTACAAGAAAAATAATTAAAATTCGAGGTCAAGGGTCACAGGTTGACAGCAATAGAGTGCTCCTTCTCATAGACGGCATTCCTGCACAATCTCCAAGGGTAGGCACAGGCGAAATTTCTGACTTTCCAGTTGAGATGATTGAACGAATAGAGGTTATGAAGGGTGCCGCATCAGCTATTTATGGCGGCACTGCACAAGCTGGGGTAATAAACATAATAACTAAAAAGGGAAGAAAGAAACCTGTTTTCAAATTCAATGCAAAAGTCAGCACCTATCAGCATCGAACTAACGCAAATCAGGATTGGACCCAATATTATGGAATATTTCATAGTTGGGGCGGCAAGAATTGGAATTATGCAATCAGTGCTTCCTACCTTTTTGCAAAGGGACTGACATATGCCGAAACAAAAAATATTGCAGTATTGCCTGCTAAACAAAGATTCATTTCCGTCAATTATCCCGGATTTCCCGGCTTCAAACCGAAAGAAAAAGCGACAGCGCCTCCATTTTTCAATCAAGATTTAAATGTATTGGAAGACACTGGAGATTTAGATGACAGTGAAAATTACAATATCAATGTAACTTTTGGGGCAACCTTATTTAAAGGAAATAAAATAAATTTGGCATTGGGATATGCTTTTCGAAAAAATCCTCAATCTTTCGGAGTATTAACAGTGCCTCCTATACAACTTCAAAGCGGAGGTAAAAGGGATTATTTCAATTTTTCCGACAATTGGGAAATCACTCCAAATCTTTCATATAGTTTAAAATTAAATCTTGCAAAAATTACAGAAACTGCAGACATGGTATTTTTCTCAAGCGATTTCGTATCAAAAAGAAATGCCGGATATTACAAAAGAAACAATATAGACCCATGGACAGATGTTGATTATTATAAAGGCACTGGTATTCCGGGCAATCCTGCCCCCTTTCATTATTTTTCAAAAAATTGGGATATTGACAACTCTATAACTTTCACTTCAGATATATTGGAAACCAAAGGGAATAGCCTTACCATTGGTCAATCATTCAGATGGGAGAAGGTTGACCTTCCACCGTCAAAAAATATGGGCAACCAAATATTCACAGAAACACCGCAGCACAGAAAATTTACTGCCATCTACTTTCAGGATGTTCAGAAATTTGGCAAATTGAATGTAAATATAGGCGGACGATGGGAACAAATTACAACATTTATAGATGACTGGGAAGATGAATTTTCACCACGCATCGCCTTAAATTACGAAATTAAACCTGGTACTTCCATAAGAGCATCAGTAGGACGTGCATTTAGGCCTCCTGAATATTCACATGTTTATTGGTTAAAAGGGCAGGGCGGAAATCTCTATGGTAATCCTAATCTAAAATATGAAATTACTTGGTCATATGAACTTGGATTCAAATTTCTAACGAAATATTTAAGCGGTGATATAGCATATTTTTATAGCCGCTATTCTGATCAAGAAGTTTCCGTCCCCTTGCTTGCAACAAATCCTGAATTAATCAACCTCAATAATCCGAAAAATGTCAAGTTTTTCAAAATATATAAAAGAAATAGAGAAATACTTGGTGAAGGTATTGCTAAAGCGGTAGAAGAAGTAATAGATTATTATATCCAAAAGGGATTTGTCACAAAGGACGAACTGATTCTTGAAGCGCAACGAGCAATCACATGGATTAACCGTGGTACTTCTGTCCATCAGGGATTTGATGTGAGTTTTGATATTTCAAATCCTTGGCTTCCTGAATTATCCTTTGGTGTAAATTACCTCTTTGACCGTGCAGTTGCAGAGGGAAGAAATCCATTTGACTTTTCACAGGGTGATGCTCCGAAACCGGTATACGGTATAAACAGCTTAGGAGGGAAAAAATCGCCGGTCCCCTTAATACTTCTCGAACTTCACGGAAACCGCTTAGTTGAAGTGCCAACCCATACCTTTAGATTAAGAACAAGTTACAGATTCCCATTCGGGCTTATAGCAACATTAAATGGAAGATTCAAAAGCACAAGCCAATTTAAATCAAGTTATTCTACAAGTGGTTCAATACCTCAACCTGAGCATTGGGTTTGGGATTTAGCCTTGGTCCAGCCATTTTTCAATGGAAAGATGAAAGTAAAATTTGCCATTGAAAATATATTCAGCAAACTTTACTATGAAGTTGGAATGATTCCATCGAGCGTGGCAAGATATGAATTGGGATTGAGTTGGGAGTTCTAA